In Mucilaginibacter celer, one DNA window encodes the following:
- a CDS encoding RNA polymerase sigma factor gives MQQFDNPAADAELLEMLKEDDLNAFDVLFNRYWKSLFIAAKTRLDDEEAAKDIVQTLLIDVWQKRNQLQVNTSLEQFLHGAVKRKVLHHFRSENIRQSAMENALERMGNLIHSEDNLSSYFDLEKIVSEEVEEMPANMKRAFLLRSDSYSVREIAENLNLAEQTVSNNITEALKRLKRRLKMEYPDRYLNCFICLVILFTKS, from the coding sequence ATGCAACAATTTGACAACCCTGCCGCCGATGCCGAGCTGTTGGAAATGCTGAAGGAAGACGATTTAAACGCTTTCGATGTATTGTTCAACCGCTATTGGAAATCGCTTTTTATTGCTGCAAAAACAAGGCTGGATGATGAGGAAGCCGCGAAGGATATTGTGCAAACCTTACTGATTGATGTTTGGCAAAAACGTAACCAACTCCAGGTAAATACCAGTCTCGAACAGTTTTTACACGGGGCGGTTAAACGTAAAGTGCTTCACCATTTCCGCTCAGAAAACATCAGGCAAAGCGCAATGGAGAACGCGTTGGAGCGCATGGGCAATCTGATTCATAGCGAAGATAACCTCTCATCCTACTTCGACCTGGAAAAAATTGTGAGCGAAGAGGTGGAGGAGATGCCCGCAAATATGAAACGTGCTTTTTTGCTGCGCAGCGACAGTTATTCGGTACGCGAAATTGCCGAAAATCTTAACCTGGCCGAGCAAACCGTATCCAACAATATTACCGAAGCGCTTAAACGCCTGAAGCGCCGCCTTAAAATGGAATACCCCGACAGGTATCTCAACTGCTTTATTTGCCTCGTTATCCTGTTTACAAAAAGTTAA
- a CDS encoding thioredoxin family protein, with amino-acid sequence MKKILYILSLMFLITLVSSPTAKAQETLSKSSTQINFIENSWTEALKQAAKQKKYIFVDAYASWCGPCKMLKATTFKNNKVADFYNDNFVNVAIDMEKGQGPALAAAWGLQAYPTMIIFDSKGKAISGTVGYIRPNDLIKFGQYALNK; translated from the coding sequence ATGAAAAAAATCCTGTATATCCTTTCCCTAATGTTTCTGATAACACTGGTAAGTAGCCCCACAGCAAAAGCCCAGGAAACGTTAAGCAAATCATCAACCCAAATCAATTTTATCGAAAACTCGTGGACCGAAGCTTTAAAACAGGCGGCAAAGCAAAAAAAATACATTTTTGTTGATGCCTATGCCAGCTGGTGCGGCCCCTGCAAAATGCTTAAGGCAACCACCTTTAAAAACAATAAGGTTGCCGATTTTTATAACGATAATTTTGTAAATGTGGCCATTGATATGGAAAAAGGCCAGGGCCCCGCGCTTGCCGCAGCATGGGGTTTACAGGCCTACCCTACCATGATTATTTTTGACAGTAAAGGCAAGGCTATATCAGGCACCGTAGGTTATATCAGGCCTAATGACTTAATTAAGTTTGGGCAATATGCATTAAACAAGTAG
- a CDS encoding leucine-rich repeat-containing protein kinase family protein: MQTLQQLQNGELKGATTLKLAEQLLHFPEEIFELADTLEYLDLSFNSLSSLPPDFGRLQKLKIFFCSENQFTVLPEVLADCPLLDIVGFKSNLIETVPAKAINPNLRWLILTNNKVNELPAEIGNCHRMQKLMLAGNRLKTLPPSLSNCQNLELLRIAANQLDELPQWLLSMPKLSWLAFSGNNFNHKHAVKSIEKIDWSEFEMKHLLGEGASGIISQAAWNNHGVVKDVAVKIFKGAVTSDGLPQDEMDACIVAGNHEGLVKLIGEIANHPDNKKGLVMELIPKSFFNLGLPPSLASCTRDVFKPEMRLSVNQVLKIVSTIASVAEHLHSNGIMHSDLYAHNTLIDGEGNTLFGDFGAASFYDKTEKAVAEKLERIEVRAFGCFLDDLIGLCLEKDHPEIHVLSTMRDSCITYTIGQRPKFGDLTIWLAKLIK, encoded by the coding sequence ATGCAAACACTACAGCAATTACAAAACGGAGAATTAAAAGGTGCAACAACCCTTAAACTCGCTGAACAACTCTTGCATTTTCCCGAAGAAATTTTTGAACTGGCTGATACTTTAGAATACCTCGACCTGTCATTCAACAGCCTAAGTTCATTACCTCCGGATTTTGGCCGTCTGCAAAAGCTAAAAATCTTTTTCTGCTCCGAAAATCAATTCACCGTTTTGCCCGAAGTTTTAGCCGATTGCCCGCTGTTGGATATCGTTGGCTTCAAATCAAACCTGATAGAAACCGTACCCGCTAAAGCTATCAACCCTAATTTACGCTGGCTCATCCTCACCAATAACAAGGTGAATGAATTACCCGCCGAAATAGGTAATTGCCACCGAATGCAGAAACTGATGCTTGCCGGTAACCGCTTAAAAACATTACCGCCATCATTGAGCAACTGCCAAAACCTGGAGTTATTACGGATAGCGGCCAACCAATTGGACGAACTGCCTCAATGGCTACTCTCGATGCCCAAACTGTCGTGGCTGGCTTTTTCGGGTAATAATTTTAACCATAAGCATGCGGTTAAATCAATTGAGAAAATTGATTGGAGCGAGTTTGAAATGAAGCACCTGCTTGGCGAAGGCGCATCCGGCATTATATCGCAGGCTGCCTGGAATAACCACGGTGTTGTAAAAGATGTAGCGGTGAAAATTTTTAAAGGCGCCGTTACCAGCGACGGCCTGCCGCAGGATGAGATGGATGCCTGTATTGTTGCCGGCAACCACGAAGGTCTGGTAAAATTAATAGGCGAGATAGCCAACCATCCCGACAATAAAAAAGGTTTGGTGATGGAGCTGATCCCTAAAAGTTTTTTCAATTTGGGTTTACCCCCAAGTTTAGCCAGCTGCACCCGCGATGTTTTTAAGCCGGAAATGAGGCTGTCGGTTAATCAGGTGTTAAAAATAGTTTCAACTATAGCCTCCGTTGCCGAACATTTGCATAGCAATGGCATTATGCATAGCGATCTGTATGCGCACAACACACTGATTGACGGTGAAGGAAATACCCTGTTTGGTGATTTTGGAGCAGCAAGCTTTTATGATAAAACCGAAAAAGCAGTTGCCGAAAAACTTGAACGTATAGAAGTGCGGGCCTTTGGTTGTTTTCTTGACGACCTTATAGGCCTTTGTTTAGAAAAAGATCATCCCGAAATACACGTGCTCTCAACAATGAGAGACAGCTGCATCACCTATACTATTGGGCAGCGCCCAAAATTTGGAGACTTAACTATTTGGTTGGCAAAACTGATAAAATAG
- a CDS encoding ferritin-like domain-containing protein has product MKTSEQDSIGGANMARRSFLRYAGLGVASAGLLATAACHKDHKVVIGGGIDIGAKGDLAILNYAYALEQLEAAFYIQVVASPYAGMTSDEKALFTSIRDHEVVHREFFKKALGGNAIPALTVDFSTIDFTKKAAVLGAAKAFEDTGVKAYDGAGYLIQDAGYLTIAGKIVSVEARHAALISNMLVAGSFAADDQVDSNGLNKSATIAEVLPIANTYLKTKVSASNYSYVA; this is encoded by the coding sequence ATGAAAACATCTGAACAAGACAGCATAGGTGGAGCTAACATGGCCCGGAGGTCATTTTTACGCTATGCGGGCTTAGGGGTAGCCTCGGCGGGGCTTTTGGCCACAGCAGCATGCCACAAAGATCATAAGGTTGTTATTGGTGGTGGAATTGACATTGGCGCCAAAGGCGATCTTGCAATTTTAAACTACGCTTACGCTTTAGAGCAGCTTGAGGCCGCATTTTATATCCAGGTGGTTGCATCGCCCTATGCGGGAATGACCAGCGACGAAAAGGCGCTTTTCACCAGCATCCGCGATCACGAGGTGGTTCACCGCGAATTTTTCAAAAAAGCCCTTGGCGGTAATGCTATCCCGGCCTTAACGGTTGATTTCAGCACTATTGATTTTACAAAAAAAGCTGCTGTTTTGGGTGCTGCAAAAGCATTTGAAGATACCGGTGTTAAAGCTTATGATGGTGCCGGTTACCTTATTCAGGATGCGGGTTACTTAACCATTGCAGGCAAAATTGTATCGGTTGAGGCAAGGCACGCCGCCCTAATCAGCAATATGCTGGTTGCCGGTTCATTTGCCGCCGATGACCAGGTTGACAGCAACGGCTTAAACAAATCGGCCACTATTGCCGAAGTATTGCCAATTGCCAATACCTACCTTAAAACCAAAGTGAGTGCATCTAATTACAGTTACGTAGCTTAA
- a CDS encoding ferritin-like domain-containing protein — MNLFNIVEELEKIDPELNDRLNPRRAAIKNITSFGSKVALAAVPFALGTMLKKAYGAEASTSVVDVLNYALTLEYLESSFYNQGAASAGLIPASASAYINTVKDDENQHVAFLKTAITASGGTPVASPKFDFTAGGGTGNGPFKGLFSNYSLFLKVALAFEDTGVRAYKGQAPNLLGNKDILTAALSIHAVEARHASAIRQLLGVSPWITSTATVGNDTGVPQVNGNYAGEETIVQGGVDLTTLPSATGSTTSVAVATAAFDEPLSKDQVLALLVGTFIYS; from the coding sequence ATGAATTTATTTAATATAGTAGAAGAATTAGAAAAAATTGATCCGGAACTGAATGACAGGCTTAACCCGCGCCGTGCAGCCATCAAAAATATAACCAGCTTTGGCTCAAAAGTAGCCCTGGCTGCAGTACCCTTTGCCTTGGGTACAATGCTTAAAAAAGCTTATGGTGCAGAAGCCTCAACATCGGTTGTTGATGTGTTGAACTATGCCTTAACCCTCGAATATCTGGAATCATCGTTTTATAACCAGGGTGCAGCATCGGCCGGGCTAATTCCGGCTTCCGCCTCGGCTTATATCAATACCGTAAAGGATGATGAAAACCAACACGTGGCTTTCCTGAAAACAGCAATCACCGCATCAGGAGGTACACCGGTTGCCTCGCCAAAATTTGATTTTACTGCCGGTGGTGGTACAGGCAATGGTCCGTTTAAAGGTCTGTTTAGCAACTATAGCTTGTTTTTAAAAGTAGCGCTGGCATTTGAGGATACAGGCGTGCGCGCTTACAAAGGCCAGGCTCCAAATCTGTTAGGTAATAAAGATATCCTTACAGCTGCTTTATCTATCCACGCGGTTGAAGCCCGCCACGCATCGGCTATCCGCCAGTTGCTGGGTGTTTCACCATGGATTACCAGTACAGCCACTGTAGGTAATGATACCGGCGTGCCGCAGGTAAACGGTAACTATGCAGGCGAAGAAACTATTGTTCAGGGAGGCGTTGATCTGACTACGCTGCCAAGTGCAACCGGTTCAACCACTTCAGTAGCCGTAGCCACAGCAGCCTTTGACGAGCCTTTATCTAAAGATCAGGTATTAGCTTTATTAGTTGGTACTTTTATATACAGCTAA
- a CDS encoding DUF6600 domain-containing protein — MKFINKICGISLIAFLIMLAAPDKSKAQEGGYVSDQEFYDELDPYGTWVSDPQYGNVWVPDAEDNFRPYATRGHWVVTDYGNTWVSDYKWGWAPFHYGRWRYDDYYGWEWIPGNEWAPAWVSWRHGGGYYGWAPLQPGISISISLGNSYRVPDNYWVCAPQAYINSPQIYNYYTPRPRVVNIINRTTIINNTYVNNNRTYITGPRVTEIRQVTNNRNVRVYNITNVNRPNGGGRVVNNTVNIYRPEVRKAPDARPARVVNAAAYRQQNPNAGIANRGRGNEAVNRNNAARLREVARNEKPDNKLVQVNHDRPAARPNPADNRGQGQPANRQQQLQQRQQEQQKRQQDQQASRQQQLQQRQQAQQQREQQRQAGKPADEQANRQQQLQQRQQQAQQRQQEQQAQRQQQLQQRQQEQQAQRQQQQQQREQEQQVQRQQQQQQRQQEQQAQRQQQAQQRQQEQQAQRQQQLQQRQQEQQQRQQQMQQQRQQEQQAQREQQMQQRQQEQQQRQQQMQQQRQQEQQQRQQQMQQQRQQQQQQRQQEQQRRPAN, encoded by the coding sequence ATGAAATTTATAAATAAAATATGCGGTATAAGCTTAATAGCATTTTTAATAATGCTTGCCGCACCAGATAAAAGTAAAGCGCAGGAAGGCGGATACGTATCCGACCAGGAATTTTACGACGAACTTGACCCTTACGGCACCTGGGTAAGTGACCCGCAGTACGGCAACGTTTGGGTACCTGATGCCGAAGACAATTTCAGGCCTTATGCCACCCGTGGCCACTGGGTAGTAACCGATTACGGTAACACCTGGGTATCTGATTATAAATGGGGCTGGGCACCGTTTCACTACGGTCGCTGGCGTTATGATGATTACTATGGTTGGGAATGGATTCCGGGTAATGAATGGGCACCGGCCTGGGTAAGCTGGAGGCATGGCGGCGGCTATTATGGCTGGGCACCTTTGCAGCCGGGCATCAGCATCAGTATTTCATTAGGCAACAGCTACCGCGTGCCTGATAATTATTGGGTTTGCGCACCGCAGGCTTATATTAACAGTCCGCAAATTTATAATTACTATACACCACGCCCGCGGGTTGTTAACATTATTAACCGCACCACCATTATCAACAACACCTATGTTAATAATAACCGCACTTATATTACCGGCCCGAGGGTAACCGAAATAAGGCAGGTAACTAACAACAGGAATGTGCGTGTTTATAACATAACCAATGTTAATCGCCCTAATGGCGGCGGCCGGGTGGTTAATAATACCGTAAACATTTACCGCCCGGAAGTGCGTAAAGCGCCCGATGCCAGGCCGGCAAGGGTAGTGAACGCGGCAGCCTACAGGCAGCAAAACCCTAACGCAGGTATAGCTAACAGAGGCCGCGGCAATGAGGCTGTTAACCGCAATAACGCCGCACGATTAAGAGAAGTTGCCCGCAACGAAAAACCTGATAATAAACTGGTACAGGTTAACCACGACAGACCTGCGGCAAGGCCAAACCCTGCCGATAATCGCGGGCAGGGGCAGCCGGCTAACCGCCAGCAACAGTTGCAGCAGCGCCAGCAGGAGCAGCAAAAACGTCAGCAAGATCAACAGGCCAGCCGTCAGCAACAATTGCAACAGCGCCAGCAAGCCCAGCAACAACGCGAGCAGCAAAGGCAGGCAGGCAAACCTGCCGACGAGCAGGCTAACCGCCAGCAACAACTACAACAGCGTCAGCAACAAGCGCAACAACGCCAGCAGGAGCAACAAGCCCAGCGTCAGCAGCAGTTGCAACAACGCCAGCAGGAACAGCAGGCTCAACGCCAGCAACAACAGCAACAGCGCGAGCAAGAGCAACAAGTTCAGCGTCAGCAACAACAGCAGCAACGTCAACAGGAACAGCAGGCTCAACGCCAGCAACAAGCGCAACAACGCCAGCAGGAGCAACAAGCCCAGCGTCAGCAGCAATTGCAGCAAAGGCAACAGGAACAACAACAGCGTCAGCAGCAAATGCAACAGCAACGGCAGCAAGAGCAGCAGGCACAACGTGAACAACAAATGCAGCAACGCCAACAGGAACAACAGCAACGTCAGCAACAAATGCAGCAGCAACGTCAACAGGAACAACAACAGCGCCAGCAACAAATGCAGCAGCAACGTCAGCAGCAACAGCAGCAACGCCAGCAGGAACAACAGCGTCGCCCTGCTAACTAA
- a CDS encoding FecR family protein encodes MEPQELKKLIDRYLKNNVTEEERKFVDEWYQSYHNANVLLSAEKEQQLKSEIYGFVKKQITPKSAKIKRLNIFRYAAAAAVIMLVGAGLLMRRAISTQQQQQAPVFATYSTKIGEVKKLELPDGTTVWLNAMSRIRIAEGFNKAITRSVYLDEGEAFFEVKHDATHPFLVHTSSVTTRVLGTSFNVKAYRQLSYVAVTLRTGHVEVRDKQGKTAVLTPNQRAIYSVTDHTYLLSAYNGEKSRGWIEGRSALSNASFRELAMTVNNIYGVKVSSKNKQTDTYKYNIIISRQHTVDETLRLICSIHKNSCRRQNNEVSIY; translated from the coding sequence ATGGAGCCGCAGGAGCTTAAAAAATTAATTGACCGCTACCTTAAAAACAACGTTACCGAAGAGGAACGGAAATTTGTTGACGAATGGTATCAATCATACCACAATGCCAACGTATTGCTTTCTGCCGAAAAAGAGCAGCAGTTAAAAAGCGAGATCTATGGGTTTGTAAAAAAGCAAATCACCCCTAAATCTGCAAAAATAAAGCGCCTGAACATTTTCAGGTATGCCGCCGCGGCAGCCGTAATTATGTTGGTTGGTGCAGGCCTGCTTATGCGCAGGGCTATCAGCACGCAGCAACAACAACAAGCCCCGGTATTTGCCACTTACAGCACCAAAATTGGCGAGGTTAAAAAACTGGAACTGCCCGACGGAACAACCGTTTGGCTCAATGCCATGTCGCGCATCAGGATAGCCGAAGGTTTTAATAAAGCCATCACCCGCAGTGTTTACCTGGACGAGGGCGAGGCTTTTTTTGAAGTGAAGCACGATGCCACACATCCGTTTTTAGTGCATACCAGCAGCGTAACCACCAGGGTGCTGGGTACATCATTTAATGTTAAAGCTTACCGGCAGCTAAGCTATGTTGCCGTAACCCTGCGCACGGGCCATGTGGAAGTACGCGATAAACAAGGTAAAACAGCTGTATTAACACCTAATCAAAGGGCGATTTATTCGGTAACCGATCATACATACCTGTTAAGCGCCTATAACGGCGAAAAAAGCAGGGGCTGGATAGAAGGTCGCTCGGCACTAAGCAATGCATCCTTCCGTGAACTGGCCATGACCGTGAATAACATTTACGGGGTTAAAGTAAGCAGCAAAAACAAGCAGACAGATACCTACAAATACAATATCATCATCAGCAGGCAGCATACGGTTGATGAAACCTTGAGGCTAATATGTTCAATCCATAAAAACAGTTGCAGGAGGCAAAACAATGAAGTAAGTATTTATTAA
- a CDS encoding SusC/RagA family TonB-linked outer membrane protein, with amino-acid sequence MKKNLRCLSKAMRITFLIYTIIIAGAGVLIAAPSTGQIFERRLSVSLSNETLLTSIKKIEAAGNIEFAYDPKTIAQANIGVKNQSFYHERLADILKVLLGKSSIGFKEEVTGTVTLFKKDPPKAAPGKVTGKIVDEKGEPLTGATVMLVEASKGVQADLNGNFTIIADEGTYTLMVSFISFESKRIPGIKIKSGEVTTLNPITLVAQSGTLNEVLVVGYGTQKKQNLTGAVDQITSKALENRSLPNLTQGLQGVIPNLNLVPLDGKPIQSPSYNIRGTTSIGQGGNALVLVDGVEGDPSRINPNDVATVSVLKDAASASIYGARGAFGVILITTKNPSKEKTSVTYSFNQSIKSPTAVPKFVTDGYTFAKMFNDAWSAWNDYSQTPQNINKTVKFSPAYLEELRKHSLDPSLPSTIVNSAGEYEYYGNTDYYKLLYKDHNTAREHNISISGNSGKADFLITGRYFAQDGLFRYNSDDYSIYNLRAKGSLQVYPWLSIYNNADYSNMKYHNPLNVGEGGSVWRNIQDEGHTMVPLFNPDGTLTYSAAYSVGDFYYGKNGINFDNRVFRNTTGFVAQFFDNTFRVKGDFTFQNTDNGQNRKRVPIAYSRKPGVIEYIGTAYNDLEVYSQSAQYIATNTYGEFEPKLKGGHYFKALAGFNFEQSTKKTLDVTRNGLIFDDATDINLALGQSISTSGGWDKWDIVGGFYRLNYSFKDRYLVEADGRYDGSSKFPADQRYAFFPSVSAGWKISNEPFWKVSKELITNLKVRASYGSLGNGSIGSYAFQEKFKIDKSTRILNGVLPQKTGQPGVLPDGLTWETSNTQNLGLDLGMLSNRLTISGDAYIRKTTDMFTVGMTLPAVFGTDVPKGNYADLRTKGWEVTVAWRDKFNAGSKPFNYGLRLTLADYTSKITKYNNPDKRLSDYYAGQTVGEIWGFETAGYFTSAQDIANSPKQTLIKASTTGQLLPGDIKFKDLNGDGVIDYGDQTVNKPGDKRIIGNETPRYTYGIGVDADWNNFFFSAFFQGVAKRDWYPGSEASVFWGQYNRPYNKVPQSQLGKIWSEDNPDAYFPRYRGYSAQNGSGELTQAQTKYLQNAAYLRMKNVQVGYNLPLRLIQKIKLNNLRVFVSGENLLTWSPLYKVTEDIDPESINGSDRVVTDGKSGNGNNYPILKSVTLGVTATF; translated from the coding sequence ATGAAAAAAAACTTACGTTGCTTAAGTAAAGCTATGCGTATCACTTTTCTGATTTACACCATCATTATTGCGGGCGCCGGTGTACTGATTGCCGCTCCAAGCACCGGACAGATTTTTGAAAGACGCCTCAGCGTATCCCTTTCAAACGAAACCCTGTTAACTTCAATAAAAAAGATTGAAGCAGCCGGTAATATCGAATTTGCTTACGACCCTAAAACCATTGCCCAGGCCAATATCGGGGTTAAAAACCAAAGCTTTTACCACGAGCGTTTGGCCGATATCTTAAAAGTGCTTTTAGGTAAATCATCAATCGGTTTTAAAGAAGAGGTAACAGGAACAGTTACCTTATTTAAAAAAGACCCGCCAAAAGCCGCCCCCGGTAAAGTAACCGGTAAAATTGTTGATGAAAAAGGCGAGCCGCTTACCGGAGCCACCGTTATGCTGGTGGAAGCCAGCAAAGGCGTGCAGGCCGATTTGAACGGTAACTTCACTATCATTGCCGATGAAGGTACCTATACCCTGATGGTAAGTTTCATCTCGTTCGAATCGAAACGAATACCCGGTATCAAAATAAAATCGGGCGAGGTTACTACGCTTAATCCTATTACGCTGGTGGCACAATCTGGCACCCTGAACGAGGTTTTGGTTGTTGGTTACGGAACGCAGAAAAAGCAAAACCTAACCGGTGCTGTTGATCAGATCACCTCTAAAGCGCTCGAAAACCGTTCGCTGCCTAACTTAACCCAGGGTTTGCAGGGTGTTATTCCCAACTTAAACCTGGTGCCGCTGGATGGTAAGCCAATCCAGTCGCCATCGTACAATATCAGGGGTACCACATCTATCGGCCAGGGTGGTAATGCACTGGTATTGGTTGATGGTGTTGAAGGCGACCCAAGCCGCATTAACCCCAATGATGTGGCCACGGTATCGGTTTTGAAGGATGCAGCTTCGGCTTCTATTTACGGTGCGAGGGGTGCTTTTGGCGTGATCCTCATCACCACCAAAAATCCATCTAAAGAAAAAACCAGCGTTACCTACTCGTTCAACCAATCTATCAAAAGCCCAACCGCGGTGCCAAAATTTGTTACCGATGGCTACACTTTTGCCAAAATGTTTAACGATGCCTGGAGCGCCTGGAACGATTACTCGCAAACACCGCAAAACATCAATAAAACGGTAAAGTTTTCTCCTGCTTATTTAGAGGAGTTAAGAAAACACTCGCTCGATCCATCACTGCCATCAACCATAGTTAACAGCGCAGGCGAGTATGAATACTACGGCAATACCGACTATTACAAGCTGTTATACAAAGATCATAACACCGCCCGCGAGCATAATATCTCCATCTCGGGCAATAGCGGCAAAGCCGATTTCCTGATCACCGGCCGTTATTTTGCGCAGGATGGTTTGTTCCGCTATAACTCCGACGATTATAGCATCTATAACTTAAGGGCCAAAGGTTCATTGCAGGTGTACCCATGGTTAAGTATTTATAACAATGCCGATTACTCGAACATGAAATACCACAACCCGCTTAACGTGGGCGAGGGCGGCAGCGTTTGGAGAAACATCCAGGATGAGGGCCATACCATGGTGCCTTTGTTTAACCCCGACGGTACGCTAACCTATTCGGCAGCTTATTCAGTAGGCGATTTTTATTACGGCAAAAACGGAATCAACTTTGATAACCGCGTGTTTAGAAACACCACCGGTTTTGTAGCCCAGTTTTTTGACAATACCTTCCGCGTAAAAGGCGATTTCACTTTCCAGAATACTGATAACGGCCAAAACCGTAAACGTGTACCTATAGCTTACAGCCGTAAGCCCGGCGTAATTGAATACATTGGTACCGCTTATAACGATTTGGAAGTGTACAGCCAAAGCGCCCAATACATCGCTACCAATACTTACGGCGAGTTTGAGCCAAAGCTGAAAGGTGGTCACTACTTTAAAGCCCTGGCTGGTTTCAACTTCGAGCAATCAACCAAAAAAACGCTTGATGTTACACGTAACGGGTTGATTTTTGATGATGCTACCGATATTAACCTTGCCCTGGGCCAATCAATCAGCACTTCGGGCGGTTGGGATAAATGGGATATTGTGGGCGGATTTTACCGTTTAAACTACTCGTTTAAAGATCGCTACCTGGTTGAGGCCGATGGCCGTTACGATGGTTCGTCAAAATTTCCTGCCGATCAGCGTTACGCTTTCTTCCCATCGGTATCTGCCGGGTGGAAAATTTCGAACGAACCCTTCTGGAAGGTATCAAAAGAATTGATCACTAATTTAAAAGTGAGGGCTTCTTACGGCTCATTGGGTAATGGCAGCATCGGTTCGTATGCTTTCCAGGAAAAATTTAAAATCGATAAATCGACAAGAATTTTAAATGGCGTATTGCCTCAAAAAACCGGGCAGCCTGGGGTATTGCCTGATGGCCTAACCTGGGAAACATCAAACACCCAAAACCTTGGTTTGGATTTGGGTATGTTATCAAACAGGTTAACTATCTCGGGCGATGCCTATATCCGCAAAACCACCGATATGTTTACCGTTGGTATGACACTGCCTGCAGTTTTTGGTACCGATGTGCCTAAAGGTAACTACGCCGACCTGCGCACCAAAGGCTGGGAGGTAACCGTAGCATGGCGCGACAAATTCAACGCCGGATCAAAACCGTTTAACTACGGTTTAAGGCTAACGCTGGCCGATTATACCTCAAAAATCACCAAATACAATAACCCCGATAAACGTTTAAGCGATTACTACGCAGGCCAAACCGTGGGTGAGATATGGGGCTTTGAAACTGCCGGTTACTTTACATCGGCACAGGATATAGCTAATTCGCCTAAGCAAACTTTGATTAAGGCATCAACTACCGGGCAGCTTTTACCGGGCGATATCAAGTTTAAAGATTTGAACGGCGACGGTGTAATTGATTACGGTGATCAAACCGTAAATAAACCGGGCGACAAACGCATTATCGGCAACGAAACCCCGCGCTATACTTATGGTATTGGTGTGGATGCCGATTGGAACAACTTCTTTTTCTCGGCATTTTTCCAGGGTGTGGCCAAACGCGATTGGTACCCTGGTTCTGAAGCAAGTGTTTTCTGGGGACAGTATAACAGGCCTTATAACAAGGTACCTCAATCACAACTGGGCAAAATCTGGTCGGAAGATAATCCCGACGCTTACTTCCCAAGATACCGTGGTTACTCGGCACAAAATGGCTCGGGCGAGTTAACGCAGGCACAAACCAAGTATTTGCAAAATGCCGCTTACCTGCGTATGAAAAACGTACAGGTAGGTTACAACCTGCCGCTGCGTTTAATTCAGAAAATTAAACTGAACAACCTGCGCGTGTTTGTTTCGGGCGAGAACCTGCTAACCTGGTCGCCGCTGTATAAAGTTACCGAAGATATCGACCCTGAAAGCATCAACGGATCAGACAGGGTTGTTACCGATGGTAAAAGCGGTAACGGTAATAACTACCCTATTTTAAAAAGCGTAACCTTAGGTGTAACCGCAACATTTTAA